Proteins encoded by one window of Halictus rubicundus isolate RS-2024b chromosome 18, iyHalRubi1_principal, whole genome shotgun sequence:
- the Moca-cyp gene encoding nuclear cyclophilin protein Moca-cyp isoform X2, which produces MKAGSFCSSLIPLIIFCCCSTTQPAPHLDNVHVVFGEVVSGQEIVSHVEGLPVDRMSRPLQDAKVVNCGELVLKVKSKAKKRDTKESSSSGSDSDSYAEKSKKKKKAKKNKKRTKSEDGELHDSNEDDLGKPHPLVSVTKIDPDEIPEVPANKFLYRAGPTNNANQKEFRQHYGRDRVRSHRKTGRVFKGRGIFRYHTPSRSRSRSVTPPHWKQAQNRTIKLHEFQKLEKERLKKEEETKKREADRIKKFTENPDEDNQIMDKFDTDTRVSEELENKENDQLEEKTIDNKNVEQDLDNLNANSDVNDAMMKDKVDGKHKNEKAMKRDSHRSYGDRSSRRDSRDRSRKRGSGRSRSRDRRRSRDRDYDRRNSRDRRNRRNYYPRRRDSYRMNRPGRENYRYYDRRNDYRRTNNSNPNYDTDKNRRKSDNMSDSNNQPKFKRRSRSTSSSSQHSKD; this is translated from the exons ATGAAAGCTGGCTCTTTCTGTTCATCTCTCATCCCCTTAATCATATTTTGTTGTTGTAGTACAACACAACCAGCGCCTCACCTCGACAA tgtcCATGTGGTTTTTGGAGAAGTAGTGTCTGGCCAGGAAATTGTTTCACATGTTGAGGGACTTCCAGTAGACCGTATGTCTCGTCCATTACAAGATGCTAAGGTTGTAAATTGTGGAGAACTTGTGTTGAAGGTCAAAAGTAAAG CAAAGAAACGCGATACAAAAGAGAGTAGTTCGTCAGGCTCAGATTCCGATTCTTATGCAGAAAAGtctaagaagaagaaaaaagccAAGAAAAA TAAAAAAAGGACAAAGTCAGAAGACGGTGAATTACATGATTCAAATGAGGATGATCTTGGAAAACCTCATCCACTTGTATCAGTAACAAAAATTGATCCAGATGAAATACCAGAAGTACcagcaaataaatttttgtacagAGCAGGGCCTACTAATAATGCAAATCAAAAAGAATTTAGGCAACATTATGGAAGGGATCGGGTACGATCACATAGAAAAACTGGTCGTGTATTTAAAGGAAGAGGAATATTT CGATATCATACACCTTCGCGTAGTCGTTCGAGAAGCGTTACACCACCTCATTGGAAGCAAGCTCAGAATCGTACAATTAAATTACACGAATTTCAG AAATTAGAAAAGGAACgtttaaaaaaagaagaggaaaccAAGAAACGTGAAGCGGATAGGATTAAAAAATTCACAGAAAATCCAGACGAGGATAATCAAATAATGGACAAGTTTGATACTGATACACGGGTATCTGAAGAGTTGGAGAACAAGGAAAACGATCAATTAGAAGAAAAGACGATCGACAATAAAAACGTGGAACAGGATCTTGATAACTTGAACGCTAATTCTGACGTAAATGACGCCATGATGAAGGATAAAGTAGATGGAAagcataaaaatgaaaaagcaATGAAACGAGATTCTCATCGGTCCTACGGCGATAGATCTTCGCGACGTGATTCGCGAGATAGGAGTAGAAAACGAGGAAGCggtcgttcaaggtcacggGATCGCAGAAGATCTCGGGACAGAGATTACGATCGTCGAAATAGTCGTGACAGACGAAATAGAAGGAACTATTATCCACGCAGACGAGACTCTTACAGAATGAATAGACCAGGCAGAGAAAATTATAGATATTATGACAGACGTAATGATTACAGAAGGACAAACAACTCTAATCCTAATTACGACACTGATAAAAACCGAAGAAAGAGTGATAATATGTCGGACTCTAATAATCAACCAAAATTTAAACGCCGTTCACGTTCGACTAGTTCTAGTAGCCAACACTCCAaagattaa
- the LOC143362783 gene encoding eukaryotic translation initiation factor 4E type 2 isoform X1 gives MSNKFEATCRLKANESGDDQTQSKDNQKSEKDPLPRIEINPNEHKLQYAYALWYSQRSPGKQPSIQSYDQNLKLVGRFASVEQFWSLYSHLVRPWELTAPTDFHLFKVGIKPMWEDEANQKGGKWVVRLKKGLASRCWENLILAMLGEQFMVGEEICGAVVSIRFQEDIICVWNKTASDYATTARIRDTLKRVLHLSANASMEYKTHNESLKNVHRL, from the exons ATGTCCAATAAATTCGAGGC TACTTGCAGGTTAAAGGCTAATGAAAGTGGGGATGATCAAACACAGTCAAAAGATAATCAAAAATCTGAGAAAGATCCACTA CCTCGTATAGAAATCAATCCAAATGAGCACAAATTACAATATGCTTATGCGTTATGGTATAGTCAACGCAGTCCTGGTAAACAACCAAGCATACAAAGTTATGACCAAAATTTAAAATTGGTTGGTAGATTTGCAAGTGTCGAACAATTTTGGAGTCTTTATAGTCATTTAGTCCGGCCATGGGAATTGACAGCACCCACAGATTTTCATCTTTTCAAAGTCGGAATCAAACCAATGTgggaa GATGAAGCAAATCAGAAAGGAGGCAAATGGGTAGTGAGATTAAAAAAGGGTTTAGCATCTAGATGTTGGGAAAATTTGATATTGGCCATGTTAGGAGAGCAATTTATGGTTGGGGAAGAAATTTGTGGAGCTGTGGTATCTATAAGATTTCAA GAAGACATAATATGTGTATGGAATAAAACTGCATCAGATTATGCAACCACAGCACGTATTAGAGACACATTGAAGAGAGTATTACATCTTTCAGCCAATGCCTCTATGGAGTACAAAACCCataatgaaagtttaaaaaacGTTCATCGGCTCTAA
- the LOC143362819 gene encoding uncharacterized protein LOC143362819, translated as MGLNPMRWKIRNVFYLVLTLFIFYIFFIYKKKYRVNFEGTIQKSNPIHVWEYVADFSNMKKLNPTIEEFNVIAESRNYDHWKYSVEYAERLSYVPFIRNIAQADYVVRQDNNGYLITSKHRTCFFSNFGCLESISQFRVDRDGANDIKCIETVQYECPIIFSELCYREVMYQREEIMKRLQLEFSVAKATNE; from the exons ATGGGACTTAACCCAATGAGATGGAAAATAAGAAACGTATTCTATTTAGTACTGacgttatttattttttatatattcttcATATATAAGAAAAAGTATCGCGTAAATTTTGAAGGCACTATACAGAAGTCGAATCCCATTCACGTTTGGGAATACGTAGCTGATTTCAGCAACATGAAGAAATTAAATCCAACAAT AGAGGagtttaatgtaattgcagaaAGTCGCAATTACGATCATTGGAAATATTCAGTCGAATATGCGGAACGTTTAAGTTATGTACcatttattcgaaatattgcgCAGGCAGATTATGTCGTACGACAAGATAATAACGGTTACTTGATCACTTCAAAACATCGTACATGCTTTTTCTCTAACTTCGGATGTT TGGAATCGATCTCGCAATTCAGAGTCGATAGAGACGGAGCTAACGACATTAAATGTATCGAAACCGTGCAATATGAATGTCCGATTATATTTTCGGAACTGTGTTACAGGGAAGTGATGTATCAACGAGAAGAAATCATGAAAAGATTACAATTGGAATTTTCGGTAGCTAAAGCTacgaatgaataa
- the LOC143363068 gene encoding uncharacterized protein LOC143363068, producing the protein MFEECSLENSTKKDTWFTLKDGLCNIVTDNDSNKILTTEINKQICQISPMRIIENLSLLGNHLNELPNRFSECLTNLVQLDLSNNQLSDLPKSLKDLQKLVYLNIDSNKFLYVPNIVSELFSLKTLVASNNCIENVPSNLDNLTNLENLELNSNKLKHLPRSYFKLNQLKCLSLANNEFKIIPSCVQNGMCNLLEFKFSQNLGSELNVPVKSVKLTIFCAEENGICKSFPMWLLNSKYKNLETVSLNKTTFQTFDFPEKPLMSNIKMLHMRQCQLFGSIIEKIIGGMTNLERLIIGNTGCYNANGFWYMPINSLKEPSNLKEIDVSGTKIPLIPKEISNFVNLTILNISWNNITCLPTEICSLRKLNTLIVENNNLLTLPKDIGRLTSLKELRVCHNHLCELPDTMETMNSLQYIDLYDNEFEILPVVLAKLPGLIGLDIEQNYFATDNLLFGRSSEYESMRASLRDRWDNTYRILNGLKLKSPELLESVPESRSNFSRFSLSSSSDSTVEALCSVPEDIGHEFRTEHWDTSEDSADEFDPNEDREPKIRRYPPFTFYRPFQLIYCPGDYHATRVKTRVMKMLREGTLVWPTSHAEGQFDDP; encoded by the exons ATGTTTGAAGAGTGCAGTTTGGAAAATTCAACTAAAAAAGACACATGGTTTACATTAAAAGATGGTCTATGTAATATTGTAACGGACAAtgattcgaataaaatattaacaacagAAATTAATAAGCAGATATGCCAAATATCGCCAATGCGAATTATAGAAAATCTGTCTCTTTTAGGAAATCATCTCAATGAATTGCCCAACAGATTTTCTGAGTGTTTAACAAATTTAGTTCAACTTGACTTGTCCAACAATCAGTTAAGCGATCTACCAAAGTCCTTAAAAGATCTACAGAAATTAGTTTACCTAAACAttgattcaaataaatttttgtatgtTCCAAACATTGTTAGTGAATTATTTAGTTTAAAAACTTTAGTAGCTAGCAATAATTGTATAGAAAATGTTCCAAGTAATTTAGACAACTTAACAAATTTAGAGAATTTGGAGCttaattctaataaattaaaaCATTTGCCACGTTCATACTTCAAGTTGAATCAGCTAAAATGTCTTTCTCTTGCAAATAatgaatttaaaataattcCAAGCTGTGTCCAAAATGGAATGTGTAATTTGCTAGAGTTcaaattttcacaaaatttgGGGTCAGAGTTAAATGTCCCTGTAAAAAGTGTTAAGTTAACTATATTTTGTGCTGAAGAAAATGGCATCTGTAAATCATTCCCGATGTGGTTACTGAACTCGAAGTACAAGAATTTAGAAACAGTGTCTTTGAATAAAACAACCTTTCAAACATTCGACTTTCCAGAAAAACCATTAATGTCTAATATTAAAATGCTTCACATGAGACAATGCCAATTGTTTGGGTCGATTATAGAAAAGATAATTGGTGGAATGACAAATCTTGAACGATTAATAATCGGAAATACAGGGTGTTATAATGCAAACGGCTTTTGGTATATGCCAATAAACTCATTAAAAGAGCCATCTAATCTCAAAGAGATTGATGTGAGTGGAACAAAGATTCCTTTAATACCTAAGGAAATCAGTAATTTTGTTAATCTAACCATATTGAATATTAGTTGGAACAATATTACTTGCTTACCAACAGAAATTTGTTCATTGAGAAAGTTGAATACTCTAATAGTAGAGAACAACAATTTACTGACACTTCCTAAGGATATAGGAAGACTGACATCGTTAAAAGAATTAAGAGTGTGTCACAATCATTTGTGCGAGTTGCCGGATACTATGGAAACTATGAACAGTTTGCAATACATTGACCTTTATGATAATGAATTTGAAATTCTACCAGTGGTTTTAGCGAAATTGCCAGGTCTGATAGGATTAGATATTGAACAAAACTATTTCGCGACTGATAACCTATTG TTCGGTAGGAGTAGTGAGTATGAAAGTATGAGAGCCAGTTTGAGAGATCGTTGGGATAATACCTATAGGATACTGAATGGATTAAAATTAAAGTCACCCGAACTGTTGGAGTCAGTACCTGAAAGCAGAAGCAACTTTTCGCGATTTTCATTGTCATCATCATCGGACTCAACAGTAGAAGCTTTATGTTCAGT gccCGAGGACATAGGTCATGAATTTAGGACTGAACACTGGGATACCTCAGAAGATTCAGCCGATGAATTTGATCCTAATG AAGATAGAGAACCAAAGATTCGTAGATATCCACCATTTACATTTTACCGACCATTTCAACTTATTTATTGTCCTGGGGATTATCATGCAACACGAGTGAAGACCCGGGTTATGAAGATGTTGCGAGAAGGAACTCTAGTTTGGCCAACAAGTCATGCAGAAGGCCAGTTTGATGATCCATAA
- the LOC143362783 gene encoding eukaryotic translation initiation factor 4E type 2 isoform X2: MSNKFEALKANESGDDQTQSKDNQKSEKDPLPRIEINPNEHKLQYAYALWYSQRSPGKQPSIQSYDQNLKLVGRFASVEQFWSLYSHLVRPWELTAPTDFHLFKVGIKPMWEDEANQKGGKWVVRLKKGLASRCWENLILAMLGEQFMVGEEICGAVVSIRFQEDIICVWNKTASDYATTARIRDTLKRVLHLSANASMEYKTHNESLKNVHRL, from the exons ATGTCCAATAAATTCGAGGC GTTAAAGGCTAATGAAAGTGGGGATGATCAAACACAGTCAAAAGATAATCAAAAATCTGAGAAAGATCCACTA CCTCGTATAGAAATCAATCCAAATGAGCACAAATTACAATATGCTTATGCGTTATGGTATAGTCAACGCAGTCCTGGTAAACAACCAAGCATACAAAGTTATGACCAAAATTTAAAATTGGTTGGTAGATTTGCAAGTGTCGAACAATTTTGGAGTCTTTATAGTCATTTAGTCCGGCCATGGGAATTGACAGCACCCACAGATTTTCATCTTTTCAAAGTCGGAATCAAACCAATGTgggaa GATGAAGCAAATCAGAAAGGAGGCAAATGGGTAGTGAGATTAAAAAAGGGTTTAGCATCTAGATGTTGGGAAAATTTGATATTGGCCATGTTAGGAGAGCAATTTATGGTTGGGGAAGAAATTTGTGGAGCTGTGGTATCTATAAGATTTCAA GAAGACATAATATGTGTATGGAATAAAACTGCATCAGATTATGCAACCACAGCACGTATTAGAGACACATTGAAGAGAGTATTACATCTTTCAGCCAATGCCTCTATGGAGTACAAAACCCataatgaaagtttaaaaaacGTTCATCGGCTCTAA
- the Moca-cyp gene encoding nuclear cyclophilin protein Moca-cyp isoform X1: protein MNVNPRVFFDIEVGGLPMGRIIFELFADACPMTCENFRALCTGEKGLGKTTNKPLHYKGIVFHRVVKDFMIQGGDFSVGNGTGGESIYGGTFADENFIIKHNKSFLLSMANRGRDTNGSQFFITTQPAPHLDNVHVVFGEVVSGQEIVSHVEGLPVDRMSRPLQDAKVVNCGELVLKVKSKAKKRDTKESSSSGSDSDSYAEKSKKKKKAKKNKKRTKSEDGELHDSNEDDLGKPHPLVSVTKIDPDEIPEVPANKFLYRAGPTNNANQKEFRQHYGRDRVRSHRKTGRVFKGRGIFRYHTPSRSRSRSVTPPHWKQAQNRTIKLHEFQKLEKERLKKEEETKKREADRIKKFTENPDEDNQIMDKFDTDTRVSEELENKENDQLEEKTIDNKNVEQDLDNLNANSDVNDAMMKDKVDGKHKNEKAMKRDSHRSYGDRSSRRDSRDRSRKRGSGRSRSRDRRRSRDRDYDRRNSRDRRNRRNYYPRRRDSYRMNRPGRENYRYYDRRNDYRRTNNSNPNYDTDKNRRKSDNMSDSNNQPKFKRRSRSTSSSSQHSKD from the exons ATGAATGTCAATCCGCGAGTGTTTTTTGACATAGAAGTGGGCGGACTCCCAATGGGTAGAATAATTTTTGAATTATTTGCCGATGCATGCCCTATGACATGTGAAAACTTTCGTGCTTTATGTACTGGCGAGAAAGGACTTGGGAAAACAACTAATAAACCATTACATTACAAGGGAATTGTATTTCATAGAGTAGTTAAGGATTTTATGATTCAGGGTGGTGACTTTTCAGTAGGCAATGGAACAGGAGGTGAATCCATTTATGGAGGAACTTTTGCAG atgaaaatttcattataaaacataataaatcaTTTCTGCTATCAATGGCTAATCGTGGCAGAGATACaaatggttcacaattttttat TACAACACAACCAGCGCCTCACCTCGACAA tgtcCATGTGGTTTTTGGAGAAGTAGTGTCTGGCCAGGAAATTGTTTCACATGTTGAGGGACTTCCAGTAGACCGTATGTCTCGTCCATTACAAGATGCTAAGGTTGTAAATTGTGGAGAACTTGTGTTGAAGGTCAAAAGTAAAG CAAAGAAACGCGATACAAAAGAGAGTAGTTCGTCAGGCTCAGATTCCGATTCTTATGCAGAAAAGtctaagaagaagaaaaaagccAAGAAAAA TAAAAAAAGGACAAAGTCAGAAGACGGTGAATTACATGATTCAAATGAGGATGATCTTGGAAAACCTCATCCACTTGTATCAGTAACAAAAATTGATCCAGATGAAATACCAGAAGTACcagcaaataaatttttgtacagAGCAGGGCCTACTAATAATGCAAATCAAAAAGAATTTAGGCAACATTATGGAAGGGATCGGGTACGATCACATAGAAAAACTGGTCGTGTATTTAAAGGAAGAGGAATATTT CGATATCATACACCTTCGCGTAGTCGTTCGAGAAGCGTTACACCACCTCATTGGAAGCAAGCTCAGAATCGTACAATTAAATTACACGAATTTCAG AAATTAGAAAAGGAACgtttaaaaaaagaagaggaaaccAAGAAACGTGAAGCGGATAGGATTAAAAAATTCACAGAAAATCCAGACGAGGATAATCAAATAATGGACAAGTTTGATACTGATACACGGGTATCTGAAGAGTTGGAGAACAAGGAAAACGATCAATTAGAAGAAAAGACGATCGACAATAAAAACGTGGAACAGGATCTTGATAACTTGAACGCTAATTCTGACGTAAATGACGCCATGATGAAGGATAAAGTAGATGGAAagcataaaaatgaaaaagcaATGAAACGAGATTCTCATCGGTCCTACGGCGATAGATCTTCGCGACGTGATTCGCGAGATAGGAGTAGAAAACGAGGAAGCggtcgttcaaggtcacggGATCGCAGAAGATCTCGGGACAGAGATTACGATCGTCGAAATAGTCGTGACAGACGAAATAGAAGGAACTATTATCCACGCAGACGAGACTCTTACAGAATGAATAGACCAGGCAGAGAAAATTATAGATATTATGACAGACGTAATGATTACAGAAGGACAAACAACTCTAATCCTAATTACGACACTGATAAAAACCGAAGAAAGAGTGATAATATGTCGGACTCTAATAATCAACCAAAATTTAAACGCCGTTCACGTTCGACTAGTTCTAGTAGCCAACACTCCAaagattaa
- the LOC143362784 gene encoding motile sperm domain-containing protein 1 — MQAQLATPRKLPVFVFPQSITFFLDDQSTHKQVLTLYNPYDFPIKFKVLCTAPNKYKVVDPEGTIKARCCVDIVVRHIALLLSNCNVIDKFRIQMQAHPTKQAIGKRDVEAKLVSGTTDTAGRSTPDPEMFQQLPINETRQQQSYALIAQNKAIDRGTNYVALIAGIICIVGLLLPTEGEQNIRVPDYLHLSMNFKLIFSFVLGMVTIIILRL, encoded by the exons atGCAGGCCCAATTAGCAACTCCTCGAAAATTACCAGTGTTTGTGTTTCCCCAAAGTATCACTTTCTTTTTAGACGATCAATCTACACACAAACAAGTTTTAACTTTATATAATCCATATGATTTTCCTATAAAATTTAAAG tattATGCACAGCACCAAATAAGTATAAAGTTGTTGATCCAGAAGGTACGATCAAAGCAAGATGCTGTGTTGATATTGTTGTTAGACATATAGCACTTTTGTTAAGCAATTGCAATGTTATTGATAAATTTAGGATACAAATGCAAGCACATCCAACCAAGCAG GCTATAGGAAAACGAGATGTTGAAGCTAAACTTGTTTCTGGGACAACGGATACCGCTGGTAGATCTACCCCTGATCCAGAAATGTTTCAACAGCTTCCTATAAATGAAACTAGACAACAACAATCTTATGCACTTATAGCtcaaaataaagcaattgata GAGGAACAAATTATGTTGCATTGATTGCTGGAATCATATGTATAGTTGGATTACTTCTACCTACAGAAGGAGAACAGAACATTAGAGTGCCTGATTATCTTCATCTTTCaatgaattttaaattaatattttcatttgtacTAG GCATggttacaataattattttaagGCTATAA